A DNA window from Fragaria vesca subsp. vesca linkage group LG3, FraVesHawaii_1.0, whole genome shotgun sequence contains the following coding sequences:
- the LOC101313391 gene encoding putative germin-like protein 2-1-like, giving the protein MASQFLLLACLAITASIALASDPSSLQDFCVADPSTSVPVNGHVCKDPKLVVADDFFFSGLHLAGNTSNPAGSRVTPANVAQIPGLNTFGISLVRIDYAPWGINAPHTHPRATEILTVLEGSLQVGFVTSNPENRLITKVLQKGDVFVFPVGLVHFQHNVGKVNAVAIAALSSQNPGVISIANVVFGSKPAISADVLAKAFQVDKDTIYDFQSKF; this is encoded by the exons ATGGCCTCGCAGTTTCTTTTGTTAGCATGCCTTGCTATAACAGCTTCCATTGCTTTAGCATCCGACCCAAGTTCCCTTCAGGATTTCTGTGTGGCTGATCCATCAACCTCAG TACCAGTGAATGGACATGTATGCAAGGACCCCAAGCTTGTTGTTGCAGATGACTTCTTCTTCAGTGGACTTCACTTAGCAGGCAACACATCCAACCCTGCTGGTTCAAGGGTGACCCCTGCTAATGTAGCCCAAATTCCAGGACTCAATACTTTTGGCATCTCCCTTGTTCGTATCGACTATGCACCATGGGGTATCAATGCTCCACACACTCATCCTAGAGCGACTGAAATCTTGACAGTCCTTGAAGGGAGCCTCCAAGTGGGTTTTGTCACCTCCAACCCCGAAAACAGACTTATCACAAAGGTGCTTCAGAAGGGTGATGTGTTTGTATTCCCAGTGGGACTTGTGCATTTCCAGCACAACGTTGGAAAGGTTAATGCAGTCGCCATTGCAGCTCTGAGCAGCCAAAATCCAGGTGTTATTAGCATTGCTAATGTAGTCTTTGGATCAAAGCCTGCCATTTCTGCTGATGTTCTTGCAAAGGCATTCCAGGTTGACAAGGACACAATCTATGATTTCCAGTCCAAGTTCTAG